In Gammaproteobacteria bacterium, a single genomic region encodes these proteins:
- a CDS encoding ABC transporter ATP-binding protein, whose translation MLEAKLLTKIYQAVPALDKLDLQVPAGEVFCLLGPNGAGKTTTVNLFLNFITPTSGQALVCGVDATVDPVEARRMLAYIPETVVLYGNLSGLENLEYFTTLSTGRRLDNGELLALLREAGLQKEAATRRVAGYSKGMRQKVGIAIALAKHAKALLLDEPTSGLDPAAANEFMRLIETLRKQGMAVLMVTHDLFLAKQCGNRIGIMQRGRLVTTFRTDDIDHIGLERTYLDISHQMEVA comes from the coding sequence ATGCTAGAAGCGAAACTACTTACAAAAATCTACCAGGCTGTGCCAGCGCTGGATAAACTGGACCTGCAGGTTCCGGCAGGCGAGGTGTTTTGTCTGTTGGGACCCAATGGCGCCGGAAAAACTACCACTGTGAACCTGTTTTTGAATTTCATCACGCCCACTTCCGGCCAAGCCCTGGTGTGCGGTGTAGACGCCACCGTTGATCCGGTGGAGGCGCGCCGGATGCTCGCCTACATCCCGGAGACGGTGGTTCTATACGGAAATCTTTCGGGACTGGAGAATCTGGAGTACTTCACCACCTTATCCACCGGTCGCCGTCTCGACAACGGCGAACTGCTCGCTCTTTTACGTGAAGCAGGCTTGCAGAAAGAGGCCGCCACACGACGCGTGGCCGGTTATTCCAAGGGTATGAGACAAAAAGTCGGCATTGCCATCGCGTTGGCCAAGCATGCCAAGGCCCTGCTGCTGGACGAGCCGACCTCGGGCCTTGATCCCGCGGCCGCTAATGAATTCATGCGCCTGATCGAAACCTTGCGGAAACAAGGCATGGCGGTGCTCATGGTCACGCATGATCTCTTTCTTGCCAAGCAATGCGGCAATCGCATCGGCATCATGCAACGGGGACGTCTCGTAACAACGTTCCGCACCG
- a CDS encoding TonB-dependent receptor — MGGTGTLNKWDGSGWRTFDAKAETRPGRHRLTLGYHYDLYEMNQDNYATDDWRGNDAAGLIDSYTGRTETQALFAQDAWEFTGRWKSVLGLRVEKWRAFKGTRANASTAVDYPDRSESALSPKAAVEFAPADGWLFRLALAKAHRFPTVTELFQGAISGNEIINSDPGLRPERGLFTDFTARKAAANGAVRFSLYREDTRDVLFRQNNTIVVPTVTSYQNIDRVRVHGVEIAYEGRDTFVTGLDLAADVSFNDSEIVENRRNPATEGNEFYRIPRARAGLAASYRQTGRLTYSLAGRYSGRQYTTLENIEVKSNALDSVSKYTVFDAKVSYRIGKASSVGLGIDNIADKRYFVGHPYSGRTCFVELAWRAGGSVLH, encoded by the coding sequence GTGGGCGGCACCGGCACGCTGAACAAATGGGACGGCAGCGGCTGGAGGACGTTTGATGCCAAGGCGGAGACACGCCCGGGACGACATCGGCTGACGCTGGGCTATCACTACGACCTCTATGAGATGAACCAGGACAACTACGCCACCGACGACTGGCGTGGCAACGATGCCGCCGGCCTGATCGATTCTTACACCGGCAGGACCGAGACCCAGGCACTGTTCGCCCAGGATGCATGGGAATTCACCGGGCGCTGGAAATCGGTCCTGGGCCTGCGGGTCGAGAAGTGGCGCGCCTTCAAAGGGACGCGCGCGAATGCGTCGACCGCCGTCGATTATCCCGACCGCAGCGAATCCGCGCTGTCGCCGAAGGCGGCGGTCGAGTTCGCGCCCGCGGACGGATGGCTGTTCCGCCTGGCGCTTGCCAAGGCCCACCGCTTCCCCACGGTGACCGAGCTGTTCCAGGGCGCGATCTCGGGCAACGAGATCATCAACAGCGATCCCGGCCTCAGGCCGGAACGCGGACTGTTCACGGATTTCACCGCACGGAAGGCGGCGGCCAACGGCGCCGTGCGTTTTTCGCTCTACCGGGAAGACACCCGCGATGTCCTGTTCCGGCAGAACAACACCATTGTGGTCCCGACCGTCACCAGTTACCAGAACATCGACCGGGTGAGGGTTCACGGCGTCGAGATTGCCTACGAAGGCCGCGACACATTCGTCACGGGCCTGGACCTGGCCGCAGACGTGTCATTCAACGATTCCGAGATCGTGGAAAACCGCAGGAATCCCGCCACCGAAGGCAACGAGTTTTACCGCATTCCGCGCGCGCGCGCGGGCCTGGCGGCCAGCTACCGCCAGACCGGCCGCCTGACATACAGCCTGGCCGGCCGCTATTCAGGCCGGCAGTACACCACGCTGGAAAACATCGAGGTGAAATCCAACGCCCTGGACAGCGTAAGCAAGTACACCGTCTTCGACGCCAAGGTCAGCTACAGGATCGGCAAGGCATCGTCCGTCGGACTCGGCATCGACAACATCGCGGACAAACGCTACTTCGTCGGACACCCCTATTCCGGACGCACCTGCTTCGTCGAGCTCGCCTGGCGCGCAGGCGGGTCTGTTCTGCATTGA
- a CDS encoding TonB-dependent receptor: MSPEFRLKPLHAALLIALAAPAYAAEEGEPEAGAEQPVTNLPMFTVTTSAPDIDPNIPANTATISEEVLDRLNMSTAEDSLRYLPNLNVRQRYIGDRNAALEVRGMSNIQSARGLVMADGVLLSNFLGSDHQNSPRWSLVLPEEIERVDVIYGPYSALYSGNAMGAAVIYTTHMPDDFEASAKLTAHRQDFDVNGTDDTYDGHVLNAMVGDRMGRFSYLLGVSTLEFTGQPTGWAFLTPGTTALQGGETEIASGAYLIKDRRNRDQYHIGVTGSGIETTEQDEFKLKLGYDFTPELEGRFTVASWTSDALTGKPEYTTYLRDTNGNLVYSGAVNIDGFRYNIGQGVFAPRSSTEENWMYAATLKSRHSEGWNYQAAASIYDQTENDQRTSSVTSNVAYSTGGAGTLSRREGSGWWNLDFKADNKFGADSEHWLTVGAHHSNYEYQQKNYNIADWRDGEPGAETGSGQGTTETSAVFAQDAWQFAEQWKTVLGLRLENWKASDGLKGGTTTTSYDSRSESAVSPKAALEYTPDKDLLYRLSVAKSTRFPTVDELYGINIGGVTTVTDPDLKPEGGAVDRLHHRDRARQRHHARVVLGGGYPRHDLQVSGVRHRE; encoded by the coding sequence ATGTCACCAGAATTTCGATTGAAGCCCCTGCACGCCGCGCTGCTCATCGCCCTGGCGGCGCCGGCCTACGCCGCCGAGGAAGGCGAGCCGGAAGCGGGCGCAGAGCAGCCCGTCACCAACCTGCCGATGTTCACGGTGACCACCTCGGCGCCCGACATCGATCCGAACATCCCGGCGAACACCGCCACCATCTCGGAGGAGGTGCTCGACCGGCTCAACATGTCCACGGCCGAGGATTCCCTGCGCTACCTGCCCAACCTGAACGTGCGCCAGCGCTACATCGGGGACCGCAACGCGGCACTGGAGGTACGCGGCATGAGCAACATCCAGAGCGCGCGCGGACTTGTCATGGCGGACGGCGTCCTGCTGAGCAACTTCCTCGGCAGCGATCACCAGAACTCGCCGCGCTGGTCGCTGGTTCTGCCGGAGGAGATTGAGCGCGTCGACGTGATTTACGGTCCCTACTCGGCGCTCTATTCAGGCAATGCAATGGGCGCGGCGGTCATCTACACGACCCATATGCCGGACGACTTCGAGGCCAGCGCCAAGCTGACCGCGCACCGCCAGGATTTCGATGTCAACGGAACCGACGACACCTACGACGGGCACGTGCTGAACGCCATGGTCGGCGACCGGATGGGGCGATTCTCCTATCTGCTCGGCGTCAGCACACTGGAATTCACCGGGCAGCCGACGGGCTGGGCGTTTCTTACTCCCGGCACTACCGCGCTGCAAGGGGGTGAAACCGAGATCGCAAGCGGGGCCTATCTGATCAAAGATCGCCGGAACAGAGACCAGTACCATATCGGTGTCACCGGCAGCGGCATCGAGACCACCGAACAGGACGAATTCAAGCTGAAGCTCGGTTACGATTTCACACCCGAGCTGGAAGGGCGTTTTACAGTGGCTTCCTGGACCAGTGACGCACTCACCGGCAAGCCGGAATACACCACTTATCTGCGCGACACCAACGGTAATCTCGTCTACAGCGGAGCAGTCAACATCGACGGTTTCCGTTACAACATCGGGCAGGGTGTATTCGCTCCGCGCTCGAGCACGGAAGAGAACTGGATGTACGCCGCCACCCTGAAGAGCAGGCACAGTGAAGGCTGGAACTACCAGGCCGCGGCCTCGATCTACGACCAGACCGAGAATGACCAGCGCACGTCCAGCGTAACGTCAAATGTCGCCTATTCCACAGGCGGCGCAGGCACCCTGAGCCGGCGCGAGGGCAGCGGCTGGTGGAACCTGGATTTCAAGGCCGACAATAAATTCGGCGCGGATTCCGAGCACTGGCTGACCGTGGGCGCGCATCACAGCAACTATGAGTATCAGCAGAAAAACTACAATATCGCCGACTGGCGCGACGGTGAGCCCGGGGCAGAGACCGGCTCCGGTCAGGGCACAACAGAAACCTCAGCGGTATTCGCACAGGATGCCTGGCAGTTCGCTGAACAATGGAAGACCGTGCTCGGACTGCGTCTGGAAAACTGGAAGGCCAGCGACGGCCTCAAAGGCGGCACTACCACTACTTCCTATGATAGCCGCAGCGAGAGCGCCGTCTCACCCAAGGCCGCGCTGGAATACACACCCGACAAGGACTTGCTGTATCGCCTGTCTGTGGCGAAGTCGACCCGCTTCCCGACCGTCGATGAACTTTATGGGATCAACATTGGCGGCGTCACCACCGTTACCGATCCGGACTTGAAACCGGAGGGAGGCGCTGTCGATCGACTACACCATCGAGACCGCGCTCGACAACGCCATCATGCGCGTGTCGTTCTGGGCGGAGGATACCCGCGACACGATCTTCAGGTATCAGGAGTTCGACACCGTGAATAA
- a CDS encoding TonB-dependent receptor — translation MRVSFWAEDTRDTIFRYQEFDTVNNVAGSTIYQNVDRVRISGIEWVYDTWSLLGVQGLDLHTNVAFNQSEVLEDSGDPRNEGNEFYRIPRIRSAFALTYHQSDKLDYTLGGRYSGRSRASLDNSDVNRHAIDAVSNFTVFDARVNYKVNQHFELGGGVNNLLDERYYVSHPYQGRTVFADVKVSY, via the coding sequence ATGCGCGTGTCGTTCTGGGCGGAGGATACCCGCGACACGATCTTCAGGTATCAGGAGTTCGACACCGTGAATAACGTCGCCGGTTCCACTATATATCAGAACGTCGACCGCGTACGCATCAGCGGCATCGAGTGGGTGTACGATACCTGGAGCCTGTTGGGCGTCCAGGGACTCGACCTGCACACCAACGTTGCCTTCAACCAATCCGAGGTGCTGGAGGACAGTGGTGACCCGCGCAACGAGGGCAATGAATTCTACCGCATCCCCCGGATCCGCTCCGCCTTCGCCCTGACCTATCACCAGAGCGACAAGCTCGACTACACCCTCGGCGGCCGCTACTCGGGCCGGTCGCGCGCCTCGCTCGACAACTCTGACGTCAATCGCCATGCAATCGATGCCGTCAGCAATTTCACGGTCTTCGATGCCCGTGTCAATTACAAAGTCAATCAGCACTTTGAACTGGGCGGCGGCGTCAATAACCTGCTCGATGAACGCTACTACGTCAGCCACCCCTATCAGGGACGCACCGTCTTTGCCGACGTGAAGGTCAGCTACTGA